The following coding sequences lie in one Manis javanica isolate MJ-LG chromosome X, MJ_LKY, whole genome shotgun sequence genomic window:
- the ZNF157 gene encoding zinc finger protein 157 isoform X3, with protein MLANGKSPQRFPALVSGQPGRSFEGSVSFEDVAVHFTRQEWHRLDPAQRTMHKDVMLENYSNLASVGLCMAKPEMIFKLERGEELWILEEESSGRGYLGSLSLLCGNNSVGGNALSHDNDLLHHQKIQTLDQSVEYRGYGKVFYKKTGFAGHKRTHTGEKNFECHECGKTYCRKSNLIEHLRKHTGERPYRCSECVKTFSARSYLIAHQKTHTGEKPFECNECRKSFGRKSQLLLHQRTHTGERPYECTECSKTFSEKATLMIHQRTHTGEKPYECSECGKTFRVKISLTQHQRTHTGEKPYECGDCGKNFRAKKSLNQHQRIHTGEKPYKCSECGKFFRIKMTLSNHQRTHTGEKPYQCNECGKSFGVHSSLRIHQRIHTGEKPYECIKCGYAFYVKARLIEHQRMHSGEKPYECSECGKIFSMKKSLRQHQRTHTGEKPHECGECGNAFYEKLRLIEHQRIHTGERPFKCQECGKAFYRKAHLTEHQRTHVGRHLCCTMKKASL; from the exons GGTTCTGTGTCATTTGAGGACGTGGCTGTGCATTTTACCCGACAGGAGTGGCACAGACTGGACCCTGCTCAGAGGACCATGCACAAGGATGTAATGCTGGAGAACTACAGCAACTTGGCATCTGTGG GCCTCTGCATGGCCAAACCAGAGATGATCTTCAAGTTGGAGCGAGGAGAAGAACTGTGGATATTAGAGGAGGAATCCTCAGGCCGCGGATACCTAG gatCTCTCTCACTGCTGTGTGGCAACAATTCTGTTGGGGGTAATGCTCTTAGTCATGATAATGACCTTCTTCACCATCAGAAAATTCAAACTTTGGATCAAAGTGTTGAATACAGAGGATATGGGAAAGTCTTCTACAAGAAAACAGGCTTTGCTGGACATAAAAGAACacatacaggagaaaaaaacttTGAATGTCATGAATGTGGGAAAACTTACTGCAGGAAATCAAACCTTATTGAACATCTGAGAAAACATACAGGGGAGAGACCCTATAGATGTAGTGAATGTGTGAAAACCTTTAGTGCAAGATCATACCTCATTGCTCATCAGAAAACCCACACAGGGGAGAAGCCCTTTGAATGTAATGAATGTAGGAAATCTTTTGGCAGGAAGTCACAACTCCTTCTACATCAGAGAACACACACAGGAGAAAGACCCTATGAATGTACTGAATGTAGTAAAACCTTTTCTGAGAAGGCAACCCTCATGATTCATCAGAGAACTCACACAggggagaaaccctatgaatgtagtGAATGTGGGAAAACTTTTCGCGTTAAGATATCCCTTACCCAACACCAAAGAACTCATACAGGGGAGAAACCCTATGAGTGTGGTGATTGTGGGAAAAACTTCCGTGCAAAGAAATCCCTAAATCAACATCAAAGAATTCACACAGGTGAGAAACCTTATAAATGTAGTGAATGCGGAAAATTCTTCAGAATTAAGATGACTCTCAGTAATCATCAGAGGACTCACACAGGTGAAAAACCCTATCAgtgtaatgaatgtgggaaatctTTTGGGGTGCATTCATCTCTCAGGATACATCAGCGAattcacacaggagagaaaccttatgaatgtatTAAATGTGGTTATGCCTTCTATGTTAAAGCACGCCTCATCGAACATCAGAGAATGCATtcaggagagaaaccctatgaatgtagtGAGTGTGGAAAAATTTTCAGTATGAAGAAATCCCTTCGTCAACACCAGAGAactcacacaggagagaaacctcATGAATGTGGTGAATGTGGAAATGCCTTCTATGAGAAATTACGCCTCATTGAACATCAGCGAATTCATACAGGAGAGAGACCCTTCAAGTGTcaagaatgtggaaaagccttctaCCGGAAAGCACACCTCACAGAACATCAAAGAACTCATGTAGGCCGGCACTTGTGTTGTACCATGAAGAAAGCTTCTCTGTGA
- the ZNF157 gene encoding zinc finger protein 157 isoform X1, whose translation MGNHPRGSRPWFQDNLADHLRDQRTQDNIQTTPTPARTQRLTKGGSVSFEDVAVHFTRQEWHRLDPAQRTMHKDVMLENYSNLASVGLCMAKPEMIFKLERGEELWILEEESSGRGYLGSLSLLCGNNSVGGNALSHDNDLLHHQKIQTLDQSVEYRGYGKVFYKKTGFAGHKRTHTGEKNFECHECGKTYCRKSNLIEHLRKHTGERPYRCSECVKTFSARSYLIAHQKTHTGEKPFECNECRKSFGRKSQLLLHQRTHTGERPYECTECSKTFSEKATLMIHQRTHTGEKPYECSECGKTFRVKISLTQHQRTHTGEKPYECGDCGKNFRAKKSLNQHQRIHTGEKPYKCSECGKFFRIKMTLSNHQRTHTGEKPYQCNECGKSFGVHSSLRIHQRIHTGEKPYECIKCGYAFYVKARLIEHQRMHSGEKPYECSECGKIFSMKKSLRQHQRTHTGEKPHECGECGNAFYEKLRLIEHQRIHTGERPFKCQECGKAFYRKAHLTEHQRTHVGRHLCCTMKKASL comes from the exons GGTTCTGTGTCATTTGAGGACGTGGCTGTGCATTTTACCCGACAGGAGTGGCACAGACTGGACCCTGCTCAGAGGACCATGCACAAGGATGTAATGCTGGAGAACTACAGCAACTTGGCATCTGTGG GCCTCTGCATGGCCAAACCAGAGATGATCTTCAAGTTGGAGCGAGGAGAAGAACTGTGGATATTAGAGGAGGAATCCTCAGGCCGCGGATACCTAG gatCTCTCTCACTGCTGTGTGGCAACAATTCTGTTGGGGGTAATGCTCTTAGTCATGATAATGACCTTCTTCACCATCAGAAAATTCAAACTTTGGATCAAAGTGTTGAATACAGAGGATATGGGAAAGTCTTCTACAAGAAAACAGGCTTTGCTGGACATAAAAGAACacatacaggagaaaaaaacttTGAATGTCATGAATGTGGGAAAACTTACTGCAGGAAATCAAACCTTATTGAACATCTGAGAAAACATACAGGGGAGAGACCCTATAGATGTAGTGAATGTGTGAAAACCTTTAGTGCAAGATCATACCTCATTGCTCATCAGAAAACCCACACAGGGGAGAAGCCCTTTGAATGTAATGAATGTAGGAAATCTTTTGGCAGGAAGTCACAACTCCTTCTACATCAGAGAACACACACAGGAGAAAGACCCTATGAATGTACTGAATGTAGTAAAACCTTTTCTGAGAAGGCAACCCTCATGATTCATCAGAGAACTCACACAggggagaaaccctatgaatgtagtGAATGTGGGAAAACTTTTCGCGTTAAGATATCCCTTACCCAACACCAAAGAACTCATACAGGGGAGAAACCCTATGAGTGTGGTGATTGTGGGAAAAACTTCCGTGCAAAGAAATCCCTAAATCAACATCAAAGAATTCACACAGGTGAGAAACCTTATAAATGTAGTGAATGCGGAAAATTCTTCAGAATTAAGATGACTCTCAGTAATCATCAGAGGACTCACACAGGTGAAAAACCCTATCAgtgtaatgaatgtgggaaatctTTTGGGGTGCATTCATCTCTCAGGATACATCAGCGAattcacacaggagagaaaccttatgaatgtatTAAATGTGGTTATGCCTTCTATGTTAAAGCACGCCTCATCGAACATCAGAGAATGCATtcaggagagaaaccctatgaatgtagtGAGTGTGGAAAAATTTTCAGTATGAAGAAATCCCTTCGTCAACACCAGAGAactcacacaggagagaaacctcATGAATGTGGTGAATGTGGAAATGCCTTCTATGAGAAATTACGCCTCATTGAACATCAGCGAATTCATACAGGAGAGAGACCCTTCAAGTGTcaagaatgtggaaaagccttctaCCGGAAAGCACACCTCACAGAACATCAAAGAACTCATGTAGGCCGGCACTTGTGTTGTACCATGAAGAAAGCTTCTCTGTGA
- the ZNF157 gene encoding zinc finger protein 157 isoform X2: protein MGNHPRGSRPWFQDNLADHLRDQRTQDNIQTTPTPARTQRLTKGEWHRLDPAQRTMHKDVMLENYSNLASVGLCMAKPEMIFKLERGEELWILEEESSGRGYLGSLSLLCGNNSVGGNALSHDNDLLHHQKIQTLDQSVEYRGYGKVFYKKTGFAGHKRTHTGEKNFECHECGKTYCRKSNLIEHLRKHTGERPYRCSECVKTFSARSYLIAHQKTHTGEKPFECNECRKSFGRKSQLLLHQRTHTGERPYECTECSKTFSEKATLMIHQRTHTGEKPYECSECGKTFRVKISLTQHQRTHTGEKPYECGDCGKNFRAKKSLNQHQRIHTGEKPYKCSECGKFFRIKMTLSNHQRTHTGEKPYQCNECGKSFGVHSSLRIHQRIHTGEKPYECIKCGYAFYVKARLIEHQRMHSGEKPYECSECGKIFSMKKSLRQHQRTHTGEKPHECGECGNAFYEKLRLIEHQRIHTGERPFKCQECGKAFYRKAHLTEHQRTHVGRHLCCTMKKASL, encoded by the exons GAGTGGCACAGACTGGACCCTGCTCAGAGGACCATGCACAAGGATGTAATGCTGGAGAACTACAGCAACTTGGCATCTGTGG GCCTCTGCATGGCCAAACCAGAGATGATCTTCAAGTTGGAGCGAGGAGAAGAACTGTGGATATTAGAGGAGGAATCCTCAGGCCGCGGATACCTAG gatCTCTCTCACTGCTGTGTGGCAACAATTCTGTTGGGGGTAATGCTCTTAGTCATGATAATGACCTTCTTCACCATCAGAAAATTCAAACTTTGGATCAAAGTGTTGAATACAGAGGATATGGGAAAGTCTTCTACAAGAAAACAGGCTTTGCTGGACATAAAAGAACacatacaggagaaaaaaacttTGAATGTCATGAATGTGGGAAAACTTACTGCAGGAAATCAAACCTTATTGAACATCTGAGAAAACATACAGGGGAGAGACCCTATAGATGTAGTGAATGTGTGAAAACCTTTAGTGCAAGATCATACCTCATTGCTCATCAGAAAACCCACACAGGGGAGAAGCCCTTTGAATGTAATGAATGTAGGAAATCTTTTGGCAGGAAGTCACAACTCCTTCTACATCAGAGAACACACACAGGAGAAAGACCCTATGAATGTACTGAATGTAGTAAAACCTTTTCTGAGAAGGCAACCCTCATGATTCATCAGAGAACTCACACAggggagaaaccctatgaatgtagtGAATGTGGGAAAACTTTTCGCGTTAAGATATCCCTTACCCAACACCAAAGAACTCATACAGGGGAGAAACCCTATGAGTGTGGTGATTGTGGGAAAAACTTCCGTGCAAAGAAATCCCTAAATCAACATCAAAGAATTCACACAGGTGAGAAACCTTATAAATGTAGTGAATGCGGAAAATTCTTCAGAATTAAGATGACTCTCAGTAATCATCAGAGGACTCACACAGGTGAAAAACCCTATCAgtgtaatgaatgtgggaaatctTTTGGGGTGCATTCATCTCTCAGGATACATCAGCGAattcacacaggagagaaaccttatgaatgtatTAAATGTGGTTATGCCTTCTATGTTAAAGCACGCCTCATCGAACATCAGAGAATGCATtcaggagagaaaccctatgaatgtagtGAGTGTGGAAAAATTTTCAGTATGAAGAAATCCCTTCGTCAACACCAGAGAactcacacaggagagaaacctcATGAATGTGGTGAATGTGGAAATGCCTTCTATGAGAAATTACGCCTCATTGAACATCAGCGAATTCATACAGGAGAGAGACCCTTCAAGTGTcaagaatgtggaaaagccttctaCCGGAAAGCACACCTCACAGAACATCAAAGAACTCATGTAGGCCGGCACTTGTGTTGTACCATGAAGAAAGCTTCTCTGTGA
- the ZNF157 gene encoding zinc finger protein 157 isoform X4 translates to MLANGKSPQRFPALVSGQPGRSFEEWHRLDPAQRTMHKDVMLENYSNLASVGLCMAKPEMIFKLERGEELWILEEESSGRGYLGSLSLLCGNNSVGGNALSHDNDLLHHQKIQTLDQSVEYRGYGKVFYKKTGFAGHKRTHTGEKNFECHECGKTYCRKSNLIEHLRKHTGERPYRCSECVKTFSARSYLIAHQKTHTGEKPFECNECRKSFGRKSQLLLHQRTHTGERPYECTECSKTFSEKATLMIHQRTHTGEKPYECSECGKTFRVKISLTQHQRTHTGEKPYECGDCGKNFRAKKSLNQHQRIHTGEKPYKCSECGKFFRIKMTLSNHQRTHTGEKPYQCNECGKSFGVHSSLRIHQRIHTGEKPYECIKCGYAFYVKARLIEHQRMHSGEKPYECSECGKIFSMKKSLRQHQRTHTGEKPHECGECGNAFYEKLRLIEHQRIHTGERPFKCQECGKAFYRKAHLTEHQRTHVGRHLCCTMKKASL, encoded by the exons GAGTGGCACAGACTGGACCCTGCTCAGAGGACCATGCACAAGGATGTAATGCTGGAGAACTACAGCAACTTGGCATCTGTGG GCCTCTGCATGGCCAAACCAGAGATGATCTTCAAGTTGGAGCGAGGAGAAGAACTGTGGATATTAGAGGAGGAATCCTCAGGCCGCGGATACCTAG gatCTCTCTCACTGCTGTGTGGCAACAATTCTGTTGGGGGTAATGCTCTTAGTCATGATAATGACCTTCTTCACCATCAGAAAATTCAAACTTTGGATCAAAGTGTTGAATACAGAGGATATGGGAAAGTCTTCTACAAGAAAACAGGCTTTGCTGGACATAAAAGAACacatacaggagaaaaaaacttTGAATGTCATGAATGTGGGAAAACTTACTGCAGGAAATCAAACCTTATTGAACATCTGAGAAAACATACAGGGGAGAGACCCTATAGATGTAGTGAATGTGTGAAAACCTTTAGTGCAAGATCATACCTCATTGCTCATCAGAAAACCCACACAGGGGAGAAGCCCTTTGAATGTAATGAATGTAGGAAATCTTTTGGCAGGAAGTCACAACTCCTTCTACATCAGAGAACACACACAGGAGAAAGACCCTATGAATGTACTGAATGTAGTAAAACCTTTTCTGAGAAGGCAACCCTCATGATTCATCAGAGAACTCACACAggggagaaaccctatgaatgtagtGAATGTGGGAAAACTTTTCGCGTTAAGATATCCCTTACCCAACACCAAAGAACTCATACAGGGGAGAAACCCTATGAGTGTGGTGATTGTGGGAAAAACTTCCGTGCAAAGAAATCCCTAAATCAACATCAAAGAATTCACACAGGTGAGAAACCTTATAAATGTAGTGAATGCGGAAAATTCTTCAGAATTAAGATGACTCTCAGTAATCATCAGAGGACTCACACAGGTGAAAAACCCTATCAgtgtaatgaatgtgggaaatctTTTGGGGTGCATTCATCTCTCAGGATACATCAGCGAattcacacaggagagaaaccttatgaatgtatTAAATGTGGTTATGCCTTCTATGTTAAAGCACGCCTCATCGAACATCAGAGAATGCATtcaggagagaaaccctatgaatgtagtGAGTGTGGAAAAATTTTCAGTATGAAGAAATCCCTTCGTCAACACCAGAGAactcacacaggagagaaacctcATGAATGTGGTGAATGTGGAAATGCCTTCTATGAGAAATTACGCCTCATTGAACATCAGCGAATTCATACAGGAGAGAGACCCTTCAAGTGTcaagaatgtggaaaagccttctaCCGGAAAGCACACCTCACAGAACATCAAAGAACTCATGTAGGCCGGCACTTGTGTTGTACCATGAAGAAAGCTTCTCTGTGA
- the ZNF157 gene encoding zinc finger protein 157 isoform X5: MHKDVMLENYSNLASVGLCMAKPEMIFKLERGEELWILEEESSGRGYLGSLSLLCGNNSVGGNALSHDNDLLHHQKIQTLDQSVEYRGYGKVFYKKTGFAGHKRTHTGEKNFECHECGKTYCRKSNLIEHLRKHTGERPYRCSECVKTFSARSYLIAHQKTHTGEKPFECNECRKSFGRKSQLLLHQRTHTGERPYECTECSKTFSEKATLMIHQRTHTGEKPYECSECGKTFRVKISLTQHQRTHTGEKPYECGDCGKNFRAKKSLNQHQRIHTGEKPYKCSECGKFFRIKMTLSNHQRTHTGEKPYQCNECGKSFGVHSSLRIHQRIHTGEKPYECIKCGYAFYVKARLIEHQRMHSGEKPYECSECGKIFSMKKSLRQHQRTHTGEKPHECGECGNAFYEKLRLIEHQRIHTGERPFKCQECGKAFYRKAHLTEHQRTHVGRHLCCTMKKASL; encoded by the exons ATGCACAAGGATGTAATGCTGGAGAACTACAGCAACTTGGCATCTGTGG GCCTCTGCATGGCCAAACCAGAGATGATCTTCAAGTTGGAGCGAGGAGAAGAACTGTGGATATTAGAGGAGGAATCCTCAGGCCGCGGATACCTAG gatCTCTCTCACTGCTGTGTGGCAACAATTCTGTTGGGGGTAATGCTCTTAGTCATGATAATGACCTTCTTCACCATCAGAAAATTCAAACTTTGGATCAAAGTGTTGAATACAGAGGATATGGGAAAGTCTTCTACAAGAAAACAGGCTTTGCTGGACATAAAAGAACacatacaggagaaaaaaacttTGAATGTCATGAATGTGGGAAAACTTACTGCAGGAAATCAAACCTTATTGAACATCTGAGAAAACATACAGGGGAGAGACCCTATAGATGTAGTGAATGTGTGAAAACCTTTAGTGCAAGATCATACCTCATTGCTCATCAGAAAACCCACACAGGGGAGAAGCCCTTTGAATGTAATGAATGTAGGAAATCTTTTGGCAGGAAGTCACAACTCCTTCTACATCAGAGAACACACACAGGAGAAAGACCCTATGAATGTACTGAATGTAGTAAAACCTTTTCTGAGAAGGCAACCCTCATGATTCATCAGAGAACTCACACAggggagaaaccctatgaatgtagtGAATGTGGGAAAACTTTTCGCGTTAAGATATCCCTTACCCAACACCAAAGAACTCATACAGGGGAGAAACCCTATGAGTGTGGTGATTGTGGGAAAAACTTCCGTGCAAAGAAATCCCTAAATCAACATCAAAGAATTCACACAGGTGAGAAACCTTATAAATGTAGTGAATGCGGAAAATTCTTCAGAATTAAGATGACTCTCAGTAATCATCAGAGGACTCACACAGGTGAAAAACCCTATCAgtgtaatgaatgtgggaaatctTTTGGGGTGCATTCATCTCTCAGGATACATCAGCGAattcacacaggagagaaaccttatgaatgtatTAAATGTGGTTATGCCTTCTATGTTAAAGCACGCCTCATCGAACATCAGAGAATGCATtcaggagagaaaccctatgaatgtagtGAGTGTGGAAAAATTTTCAGTATGAAGAAATCCCTTCGTCAACACCAGAGAactcacacaggagagaaacctcATGAATGTGGTGAATGTGGAAATGCCTTCTATGAGAAATTACGCCTCATTGAACATCAGCGAATTCATACAGGAGAGAGACCCTTCAAGTGTcaagaatgtggaaaagccttctaCCGGAAAGCACACCTCACAGAACATCAAAGAACTCATGTAGGCCGGCACTTGTGTTGTACCATGAAGAAAGCTTCTCTGTGA
- the ZNF157 gene encoding zinc finger protein 157 isoform X6: MAKPEMIFKLERGEELWILEEESSGRGYLGSLSLLCGNNSVGGNALSHDNDLLHHQKIQTLDQSVEYRGYGKVFYKKTGFAGHKRTHTGEKNFECHECGKTYCRKSNLIEHLRKHTGERPYRCSECVKTFSARSYLIAHQKTHTGEKPFECNECRKSFGRKSQLLLHQRTHTGERPYECTECSKTFSEKATLMIHQRTHTGEKPYECSECGKTFRVKISLTQHQRTHTGEKPYECGDCGKNFRAKKSLNQHQRIHTGEKPYKCSECGKFFRIKMTLSNHQRTHTGEKPYQCNECGKSFGVHSSLRIHQRIHTGEKPYECIKCGYAFYVKARLIEHQRMHSGEKPYECSECGKIFSMKKSLRQHQRTHTGEKPHECGECGNAFYEKLRLIEHQRIHTGERPFKCQECGKAFYRKAHLTEHQRTHVGRHLCCTMKKASL; the protein is encoded by the exons ATGGCCAAACCAGAGATGATCTTCAAGTTGGAGCGAGGAGAAGAACTGTGGATATTAGAGGAGGAATCCTCAGGCCGCGGATACCTAG gatCTCTCTCACTGCTGTGTGGCAACAATTCTGTTGGGGGTAATGCTCTTAGTCATGATAATGACCTTCTTCACCATCAGAAAATTCAAACTTTGGATCAAAGTGTTGAATACAGAGGATATGGGAAAGTCTTCTACAAGAAAACAGGCTTTGCTGGACATAAAAGAACacatacaggagaaaaaaacttTGAATGTCATGAATGTGGGAAAACTTACTGCAGGAAATCAAACCTTATTGAACATCTGAGAAAACATACAGGGGAGAGACCCTATAGATGTAGTGAATGTGTGAAAACCTTTAGTGCAAGATCATACCTCATTGCTCATCAGAAAACCCACACAGGGGAGAAGCCCTTTGAATGTAATGAATGTAGGAAATCTTTTGGCAGGAAGTCACAACTCCTTCTACATCAGAGAACACACACAGGAGAAAGACCCTATGAATGTACTGAATGTAGTAAAACCTTTTCTGAGAAGGCAACCCTCATGATTCATCAGAGAACTCACACAggggagaaaccctatgaatgtagtGAATGTGGGAAAACTTTTCGCGTTAAGATATCCCTTACCCAACACCAAAGAACTCATACAGGGGAGAAACCCTATGAGTGTGGTGATTGTGGGAAAAACTTCCGTGCAAAGAAATCCCTAAATCAACATCAAAGAATTCACACAGGTGAGAAACCTTATAAATGTAGTGAATGCGGAAAATTCTTCAGAATTAAGATGACTCTCAGTAATCATCAGAGGACTCACACAGGTGAAAAACCCTATCAgtgtaatgaatgtgggaaatctTTTGGGGTGCATTCATCTCTCAGGATACATCAGCGAattcacacaggagagaaaccttatgaatgtatTAAATGTGGTTATGCCTTCTATGTTAAAGCACGCCTCATCGAACATCAGAGAATGCATtcaggagagaaaccctatgaatgtagtGAGTGTGGAAAAATTTTCAGTATGAAGAAATCCCTTCGTCAACACCAGAGAactcacacaggagagaaacctcATGAATGTGGTGAATGTGGAAATGCCTTCTATGAGAAATTACGCCTCATTGAACATCAGCGAATTCATACAGGAGAGAGACCCTTCAAGTGTcaagaatgtggaaaagccttctaCCGGAAAGCACACCTCACAGAACATCAAAGAACTCATGTAGGCCGGCACTTGTGTTGTACCATGAAGAAAGCTTCTCTGTGA